Proteins encoded in a region of the Paenibacillus sp. E222 genome:
- a CDS encoding four-carbon acid sugar kinase family protein, giving the protein MKLAIIADDLTGANDSGVQLARHGLKTSVLFNMDEDNIRHYDAVVFDTDSRSITPEDAYQRVSRAAELLLRNGFGTIFKKMDSTMRGNIGIEIDALYDVVKPDFMMIAPGYPKNNRTILNGTHYLNGVPLADTEIANDPKTPVTLSYLPDLLKLQTKYEVGEITVSDLESGTDHMKTQLETLKANGIPYILVDSTDEQHLEQVLSITSELDYSFAWAGSAGIANYLPTHYGFGAKSAELNIPANPGPILTVVGSVNKNSREQLKLLLQKTNVSSIPFHSFKAVSGSADREQEIDRVYEEVMAKAVEGNDVVLYSTAEQVDIELARATGEVRGLNHTEVSNEIVRAIGEICAKLLENGYFKGVSMTGGDTAKQICMKWNISGFELLDELEIGVPISKFIGIEDLHVITKAGGFGKPDVFIHAIEKLKGGVTV; this is encoded by the coding sequence ATGAAATTAGCCATTATTGCAGATGATTTGACCGGCGCCAATGACAGCGGGGTGCAGCTTGCCCGTCATGGATTAAAGACAAGCGTACTATTCAACATGGACGAAGATAACATTCGTCATTACGATGCAGTCGTGTTTGATACGGATAGCCGTTCCATCACACCGGAGGATGCGTATCAGCGGGTTAGCCGCGCAGCGGAATTGCTGTTAAGGAACGGATTTGGTACCATTTTCAAAAAAATGGATTCGACCATGCGCGGAAACATCGGGATTGAGATCGACGCTTTGTACGATGTGGTCAAACCCGATTTCATGATGATTGCCCCGGGCTATCCCAAGAACAACCGCACCATTCTTAATGGCACGCATTATCTGAACGGGGTTCCACTGGCCGATACCGAGATTGCGAATGATCCTAAGACACCTGTGACCCTTTCGTATCTTCCGGATTTGCTCAAGCTCCAGACCAAGTATGAAGTGGGCGAGATTACGGTGAGTGATCTTGAATCGGGTACAGATCATATGAAGACGCAACTGGAAACCTTGAAGGCAAACGGCATTCCCTATATCCTCGTCGACTCGACAGATGAGCAGCATTTGGAGCAGGTTCTGAGTATCACCAGTGAGCTGGATTATTCATTTGCCTGGGCAGGCTCGGCAGGTATCGCGAACTACCTTCCCACTCATTACGGCTTTGGAGCCAAGTCTGCGGAATTAAACATTCCGGCAAATCCAGGTCCAATCCTCACTGTTGTAGGGAGTGTGAACAAAAACTCTCGTGAACAGCTCAAGCTGTTGCTGCAGAAAACCAACGTATCATCCATCCCGTTCCACTCGTTCAAAGCCGTATCGGGATCGGCAGATCGTGAGCAAGAAATCGATCGGGTGTATGAGGAAGTGATGGCCAAAGCCGTGGAAGGTAATGACGTTGTTCTCTATTCAACCGCCGAACAGGTAGATATTGAACTAGCACGTGCTACGGGTGAAGTCAGAGGACTTAATCACACCGAGGTCAGCAATGAAATTGTACGAGCCATAGGTGAAATCTGTGCCAAGCTGCTGGAGAATGGGTACTTCAAAGGTGTATCCATGACGGGCGGAGATACAGCTAAACAAATCTGTATGAAGTGGAATATCAGCGGTTTCGAGCTGCTCGATGAGCTTGAAATTGGTGTACCGATATCGAAATTTATTGGAATTGAGGATCTGCACGTGATTACCAAAGCGGGCGGATTCGGCAAGCCCGACGTCTT